One Chromatiales bacterium 21-64-14 DNA segment encodes these proteins:
- a CDS encoding sulfur relay protein DsrC, which produces MALEVGGKTLETTATGYLVNQDEWTEELAHVVAAEEGIELTDRHWDVINYLRDQFFNHSETQPNTRTMVKDMQEIWEGERVDAKTLYSLFPKDPSKQGGRIAGLPESRRKGGY; this is translated from the coding sequence ATGGCACTGGAGGTAGGTGGAAAAACCCTGGAAACCACGGCCACCGGTTACCTGGTAAATCAGGACGAGTGGACCGAGGAACTGGCCCATGTGGTCGCGGCTGAGGAAGGCATCGAGCTCACGGACCGGCACTGGGACGTGATCAATTACCTGCGTGATCAGTTTTTCAACCACAGCGAGACCCAGCCCAATACCCGCACCATGGTCAAAGACATGCAGGAAATCTGGGAGGGGGAGCGGGTGGACGCCAAGACCCTGTATAGCCTGTTCCCGAAGGATCCCAGTAAGCAGGGTGGACGCATCGCGGGCCTGCCGGAGAGCCGGCGCAAGGGCGGTTATTGA
- a CDS encoding anthranilate phosphoribosyltransferase, whose product MLAPNVLDPEAQDAVRSCIQKIATGPELSKDLSYDEARRVMRLILDDKIDPIQAAVFFIALRMKRETDEENQGVLQALIDVTGATVAPVDELVDVADPYDGYTRTLPASPFLPCVLAACGVPAVSHGAESVGPKYGVSHSAVLAAAGLQVNLSAAQAAQRLGDPAQGWAYVDQRLFCPPLHALTRLRNLIVKRPCLTTVEVLIGPLRARRRTHLMTGYVHKAYPRVYALLARHAGFDSAMIIRGVEGGVIPSLQQPAKVFSYRERGTEQQILVDPTTLGIVQPTRAVPLPQSVPAAGESGDGVALEFDRGAVATAAAAAGIEALHGHPGPTRDSLVYSAAICLTHIGRYASLPEAAATVRGALDSGAALARFQA is encoded by the coding sequence ATGCTGGCACCCAACGTGCTCGACCCGGAGGCGCAGGACGCAGTCCGTTCCTGCATCCAGAAGATCGCCACCGGGCCGGAGTTGAGCAAAGACCTCTCCTACGACGAGGCCCGCCGGGTGATGCGGTTGATCCTGGACGACAAGATCGACCCGATTCAGGCCGCGGTGTTTTTCATCGCGTTGCGGATGAAGCGTGAGACCGATGAGGAGAATCAGGGTGTCCTGCAGGCCTTGATCGACGTCACCGGTGCTACGGTGGCCCCGGTGGACGAATTGGTGGATGTGGCAGATCCCTACGACGGCTATACCCGTACCCTCCCCGCCTCCCCGTTCCTGCCCTGCGTGCTGGCCGCCTGCGGCGTGCCAGCGGTGTCGCACGGGGCGGAATCCGTCGGTCCCAAGTACGGCGTGAGTCACAGCGCGGTGTTGGCGGCGGCGGGTCTGCAGGTGAACCTTAGCGCCGCCCAGGCCGCCCAGCGCCTCGGCGACCCGGCGCAGGGGTGGGCCTACGTGGATCAGCGCCTGTTCTGCCCCCCGCTGCACGCACTCACGCGGTTGCGCAACCTGATCGTCAAACGGCCCTGCCTCACCACCGTCGAGGTATTGATCGGTCCCCTGCGTGCGCGCCGGCGTACCCACCTGATGACCGGCTACGTCCACAAGGCCTATCCGCGGGTCTATGCGCTGCTGGCACGCCACGCGGGTTTCGACTCCGCGATGATCATCCGTGGCGTGGAGGGCGGTGTCATCCCCTCGCTACAGCAACCGGCCAAGGTCTTCTCCTATCGCGAGCGCGGTACGGAACAACAGATCCTGGTGGACCCAACCACCCTGGGCATCGTGCAACCGACCCGCGCGGTGCCGTTGCCGCAGAGCGTGCCGGCCGCCGGTGAATCCGGCGACGGCGTGGCTCTCGAATTCGATCGCGGCGCGGTGGCAACGGCGGCGGCCGCCGCCGGGATCGAGGCCTTGCACGGGCACCCCGGGCCGACCCGCGACAGTCTCGTGTATTCCGCGGCGATCTGCCTGACCCACATTGGGCGCTACGCTTCCCTGCCGGAGGCCGCCGCGACGGTCCGCGGGGCCCTCGACTCCGGCGCAGCGCTGGCCCGGTTCCAGGCCTGA
- a CDS encoding Fe2+-dependent dioxygenase has protein sequence MLLRIPAVLTATQIDEVNTLLAGAEFVDGRLSAGAAAQRVKRNQELSPHARQVEQLNGIVMTALVNHPTYKSAALPHRVATPFYARYGQGMGYGEHVDDPVMGPGPRYRADIAVTLFLSAPEVYDGGELVVRTEFGDQSVKLPAGDAILYPASSLHRVTEVTSGARLAAVTWVQSLVREPAKRELLYDLHLARERLLQDAPDAPETARIGRVYVNLVRMWAET, from the coding sequence ATGTTGCTACGCATCCCCGCCGTCTTGACTGCCACCCAGATCGACGAGGTCAACACGCTTCTCGCCGGGGCCGAGTTCGTCGATGGGCGTTTGTCGGCAGGCGCTGCTGCCCAGCGGGTCAAGCGCAATCAGGAACTCTCCCCGCACGCCCGGCAGGTCGAACAGCTGAACGGGATCGTCATGACCGCCCTGGTAAACCACCCGACCTACAAAAGTGCCGCGCTCCCCCACCGGGTCGCGACCCCGTTTTACGCGCGCTACGGACAGGGCATGGGCTACGGGGAACACGTCGACGATCCGGTCATGGGGCCCGGCCCGCGCTACCGCGCCGACATTGCGGTAACCCTCTTCCTCAGCGCGCCCGAAGTTTATGACGGCGGTGAATTGGTGGTGCGCACCGAGTTCGGCGATCAGTCGGTGAAACTGCCCGCGGGAGACGCAATACTGTATCCGGCCTCAAGCCTCCACCGGGTAACCGAAGTCACCTCCGGCGCGCGGCTGGCGGCAGTGACCTGGGTTCAGAGCCTGGTGCGTGAGCCGGCGAAACGCGAGTTGCTCTACGATCTGCACTTGGCGCGGGAACGGCTCCTGCAGGACGCCCCGGACGCGCCGGAGACCGCGCGTATTGGCCGGGTCTACGTGAACTTGGTCCGGATGTGGGCCGAGACTTGA
- a CDS encoding selenoprotein W-related protein translates to MPAPRLEIEYCTQCRFVLRAAWMAQELLMTFDTELGEVSLIPGTGGAFEIRLDGEILHSRRATHEFPESKQLKQMVRDRIAPGRELGHKGR, encoded by the coding sequence ATGCCCGCACCCCGCCTGGAAATCGAATATTGCACCCAGTGCCGTTTCGTCCTGCGCGCCGCCTGGATGGCACAGGAGCTGCTCATGACCTTCGACACGGAACTTGGCGAGGTCAGCCTGATCCCCGGCACCGGGGGCGCGTTCGAGATTCGCCTCGACGGCGAGATTCTGCACTCGCGCCGCGCCACCCACGAATTCCCCGAGTCCAAACAACTCAAACAGATGGTCCGCGACCGGATCGCCCCGGGCCGTGAATTGGGCCACAAAGGACGTTGA
- a CDS encoding glutaredoxin 3, with protein MKIVMYCSGDCAYCSRAERLLVSKGVEIHKIRVDEFPERRAEMTRLTGRNTVPQIFIGTRHVGGFDDLVELDIDGELDELLGPLTQAQPGSPVPDPGSR; from the coding sequence ATGAAGATTGTCATGTACTGCTCTGGCGACTGCGCGTACTGCTCCCGTGCAGAGCGCCTGCTTGTATCCAAAGGCGTGGAGATCCACAAGATCCGCGTCGATGAATTCCCGGAGCGGCGCGCGGAGATGACCCGCCTGACCGGGCGAAACACGGTACCCCAAATCTTCATCGGCACGCGTCATGTGGGCGGTTTCGACGACCTGGTCGAACTGGATATCGACGGAGAACTGGATGAGCTGCTGGGACCCCTGACCCAGGCGCAACCGGGCAGCCCCGTGCCCGACCCCGGGAGCCGCTAG